A single Larimichthys crocea isolate SSNF unplaced genomic scaffold, L_crocea_2.0 scaffold269, whole genome shotgun sequence DNA region contains:
- the setd5 gene encoding SET domain-containing protein 5 isoform X7: MDINGVVRSSRYHETTEDNSADSDSSSEEDGAVASWCHCSLTPDRLLIKCDNCRGLDRRKGAEGQHRKTENVSAGESSATESGDEEVSPSTISYTATQHTPTSIKLTVNRVKRSKSKKRKKSTEKARGTPKGKKIKAFREGSRKSMRMKNSTTEANVLDENTAEGWESKIRQWTDQYEEALANQYSADVQTLLQLHRAASTGVTKAESGTTTPPSTTQIHASVDAMDTINRTVLACNNTVLGSQMQLQLGRVTRVQKHRKILRAAKNLEPDTLIIEYRGKVMLKQQFEVNGHFFKKYETTVPYPFVLFYSKFNDVEMCVDARTFGNDARFIRRSCTPNAEVRHMIAEGMIHLCIYAVSQITKDTEVTIGFDYEFNSCNYKVDCACHKGNQNCPVQKHNLSPRENLLSPPSLPHPSPLVGAETRRRKARRRELEGCLADSNQTLDQHQEAKELPGTSDTEERLLDDLKVEDGEEGEVDENGIAISSKKTCNSLERKRRRVGGADVKEEGGETEDGAGNPAGNTPTPHNTGVGVSTRRTTYVTEAPSVEEKTSLPNLPAPVAPPKPARPTKPRPKSRMSRYRSSSSQRARRQRQALAQQAAAAAAAAAMAAAPSSADQGSALDEEGSQGPYGAEHGHGESGFGGHLLDGDGQGMNCINRGNLRYPKTKKYLVTEWLNDKIPGGEKVHQELPVERPLRITTDPTVLATTLNMLPGLSHSSLICTTPRHYVRFGSPFNPERRRPRPLQMDGTYGCFKKRWIKQLEDESCSASVEDGTESTSSQQSTSSRSTPNPLSSDVIAPFKKRRSKYMAETTPAPSDHLLRPLSPITPPLPEDSLHPLLHHPCAPLLSNGLAYSPMPSLPASRCNTPLQFENISSPEASPVHRPESISPEPCLQTDFDVPRPQFPDLSQPSSLESPVAVTTDDFTFSGGPTGHDSQGPSSVGTSSLNTVSCPSSDLTPQNREQAFRTEFNLIYTCSPLNSNLGNPVATDRRLSQSEGGFSPAESFHSSISGQGLLGDVGPGSMSPYPEPHYGGGYPDSGTPPHTSNPPQKKKRANQHTISLLTGKPDYQAIAVRSEYKPVQNMVSLLEYRKRKQCSSRDSEPVGSSSSLGSTPTRPSSHYIQDSHHPQSHQQMQPPASPHSSFSSSAHTSIPQIEEVSPPDHQGSSLQSRRQDSSNQWMVPTTVERRREGQGFLERVLRSHKPERAYKRSDGSTEKESDADRYEMQAASMPSPINSPHRYSPSVYSHQSTENHRQTDSPSFIQQTSNSPFRGSYSPSSSQSFYPRISSSHPGMTQDHPPSSYPSHTPTPTSSSDSRLPAGSLHQHSGSSNVDGGHAYGNSHLKASLLNSSGLVGTHAQGPRPHGQTKLDSGAQASRGSQQQASRSLKSGSPGQTALQTGSRLLSASGPTHYPQRGTSLSQFQHSPLQGPGVRTQSGSF, encoded by the exons ATGGATATCAACGGCGTGGTACGCAGCTCTCGCTATCACGAAACTACTGAGGACAACTCAGCCGACAGCGACAGCTCCTCAGAGGAGGACGGGGCTGTAGCCAGCTGGTGTCACTGCAGCCTGACACCGGACCGCCTGCTCATCAAATGTGACAACTGCAG ggGACTCGACAGGAGGAAAGGAGCAGAAGgccaacacagaaaaacagaaaatgtctcAG CTGGAGAGAGCAGTGCCACTGAGAGTGGGGATGAAGAGGTGTCGCCCTCCACCATCTCCTACACTGCCACCCAGCACACGCCCACCAGCATCAAACTTACTGTCAACCGGGTCAAAAGAAGCAAAtccaaaaagaggaagaagagtaCGGAGAAGGCCCGTGGAACCCCGAAGGGCAAGAAAATCAAG GCTTTCAGAGAGGGTTCTAGGAAGTCCATGAGGATGAAG AACTCAACAACGGAGGCCAATGTGTTGGACGAGAACACAGCAGAGGGATGGGAGAGCAAGATCCGCCAGTGGACGGACCAGTATGAGGAGGCTCTGGCCAACCAGTACAGTGCCGATGTCCAGACGCTCCTCCAGCTTCACCGCGCTGCCAGCACCGGTGTCACAAAGGCCGAGAGCGGCACCACGACACCCCCTTCCACCACACAGATCCATGCCTCAGTCGACGCCATGGACACCATCAACCGCACTGTGCTGGCCTGTAACAACACAGTGCTGGGCTCGCAGATGCAG CTCCAATTGGGGCGGGTAACACGggtgcagaaacacagaaagatcCTCCGAGCAGCCAAGAACCTGGAACCAGACACACTCATCATCGAATACCGGGGAAAGGTCATGCTTAAACAACAGTTTGAAGTCAACGGGCACTTCTTCAAAAAGTATGAGACCACAGT ACCCTACCCATTTGTGCTGTTCTACTCAAAGTTTAATGATGTAGAGATGTGTGTCGATGCGAGGACCTTTGGAAATGATGCACGCTTCATCAGGAGGTCCTGCACACCCAACGCTGAG GTCCGGCATATGATTGCTGAGGGCATGATCCATTTGTGTATCTATGCCGTCAGTCAAATCACAAAAGACACTGAGGTCACCATTGGATTTGACTACGAGTTCAATAGCTG TAATTACAAAGTGGACTGTGCCTGCCATAAGGGCAACCAGAACTGCCCGGTGCAGAAGCACAACCTGAGCCCCAGGGAGAACTTGCTGAGTCCCCCCTCGCTTCCCCATCCCTCCCCTCTGGTTGGTGCCGAGACCAGACGGAGGAAAGCCCGGAGGAGAGAGTTGGAGGGCTGCCTTGCAGACAGCAACCAGACCCTGGACCAGCACCAGGAGGCCAAAGAATTGCCAGGGACCAGTGACACAGAG GAGAGACTGCTGGATGACTTGAAGGTGGAAGacggagaggaaggagaagtgGATGAAAACGGTATCGCCATCTCCAGTAAAAAA ACATGTAACAGCCTGGAAAGGAAGCGGAGAAGAGTTGGAGGAGCAGATGTGAAGGAGGAAGGTGGGGAAACTGAGGATGGGGCAGGAAACCCTGCAGGgaacacccccaccccccacaacACTGGAGTGGGGGTTAGTACACGACGCACCACCTATGTCACG GAAGCTCCATCTGTTGAAGAAAAGACCTCATTACCCAACCTTCCTGCCCCAGTCGCTCCCCCTAAACCTGCACGACCGACCAAGCCTCGGCCCAAAAGTCGGATGTCTCGCTACCGGTCAAGCTCATCCCAGCGTGCCCGGCGACAGCGTCAAGCCCTCgcccagcaggcagcagcagctgcagcggcCGCAGCAATGGCGGCAGCGCCGTCATCAGCTGATCAGGGTTCTGCCCTGGACGAGGAGGGATCTCAGGGTCCATATGGTGCTGAACATGGCCACGGAGAGAGTGGTTTCGGGGGTCATCTCCTAGATGGAGATGGCCAGGGTATGAACTGCATAAATAGAGGCAACCTGCGCTACCCCAAGACCAAGAAG TACCTGGTGACAGAGTGGTTGAATGACAAGATCCCCGGAGGGGAGAAGGTCCACCAAGAGTTGCCTGTTGAACGCCCACTGCGGATAACCACTGACCCCACGGTGCTGGCCACCACCCTCAACATGCTGCCAGGCCTCTCCCATTCATCACTCATCTGCACCACACCCAGACACTACGTCCGCTTCGGCTCCCCCTTCAACCCAGAGAGACGCCGGCCACGCCCGCTCCAAATGGACGGCACTTATGGCTGCTTCAAGAAG AGATGGATAAAGCAGCTGGAGGATGAGAGCTGTTCAGCCAGTGTGGAGGACGGAACGGAGTCTACGTCCTCCCAGCAAAGTACCAGTAGCAGATCCACCCCCAATCCCCTGTCCAGCG ACGTCATTGCACCGTTTAAGAAGCGCCGCTCCAAGTACATGGCAGAGACGACACCAGCACCCTCGGACCACCTGCTTCGCCCTCTATCACCCATCACACCACCGCTCCCGGAGGACTCTCTCCACCCACTGCTCCACCACCCCTGTGCCCCCCTGCTGTCCAACGGCCTGGCCTACTCACCCATGCCCTCACTGCCTGCCAGCCGCTGCAACACACCGCTGCAATTTGAA aACATATCATCCCCTGAGGCGTCTCCTGTTCACCGGCCAGAGTCCATCTCTCCTGAG CCATGTCTTCAGACAGACTTTGACGTCCCTCGGCCTCAATTCCCAGACCTGTCCCAACCCTCCAGCTTGGAGAGCCCTGTGGCTGTCACCACAGATGACTTTACCTTTTCCGGAGGCCCCACAGGCCACGATTCCCAGGGCCCATCATCTGTAGGGACCAGTTCCCTAAACACAGTGTCCTGTCCTTCCTCAGACCTAACCCCCCAAAATAGGGAGCAGGCCTTCAGGACAGAGTTCAACCTCATATACACCTGCTCCCCCCTCAACTCAAACCTGGGGAACCCCGTGGCCACCGACCGCCGCCTGTCCCAGTCAGAAGGTGGCTTCTCCCCAGCAGAGTCCTTCCACAGTTCGATAAGCGGCCAGGGGCTGCTTGGAGATGTGGGCCCTGGCTCCATGTCACCGTACCCTGAGCCTCATTATGGGGGAGGCTATCCGGACAGTGGCACACCTCCTCACACCAGCAACCCACCACAAAAGAAGAAG AGGGCCAACCAGCATACCATTAGTCTGCTGACAGGGAAGCCAGATTACCAGGCTATAGCTGTAAGAAGTGAATACAAGCCAGTACAAAATATG gtgTCTTTGCTGGAGTACCGCAAGAGGAAGCAGTGCAGCAGTCGTGACTCGGAGCCGGTCGGGAGCAGCTCGTCCCTGGGCAGCACCCCCACCCGGCCTAGCTCCCATTACATCCAGGACTCCCATCATCCCCAATCCCATCAGCAGATGCAGCCCCCGGCCTCCCCACACAGCTCCTTCTCTTCCTCAGCGCACACCTCCATCCCACAGATAGAGGAGGTCAGTCCTCCAGACCACCAGGGCTCCTCTTTGCAGTCCAGACGCCAGGACAGCAGCAACCAGTG gATGGTCCCCACTACTGTTGAACGTCGAAGGGAAGGTCAGGGGTTTCTGGAGCGAGTGCTGAGAAGCCACAAGCCGGAGCGGGCTTACAAGAGGAGTGATGGCTCTACGGAGAAGGAATCTG atgcAGATCGATACGAGATGCAGGCAGCGTCCATGCCTTCTCCCATCAACAGTCCACACAGATACAGTCCCTCTGTGTACTCCCACCAG TCAACAGAAAACCACCGGCAGACCGACAGCCCCTCGTTCATCCAGCAGACCTCCAACTCTCCATTCCGGGGTTCCTACAGTCCCTCATCAAGCCAGAGCTTCTACCCACgcatctcctcctctcacccgGGAATGACCCAGGACCACCCTCCATCCTCCTATCCAAgtcacacccccacccccacctcctcctcagacTCCAGGCTGCCAGCAGGCTCGCTACACCAGCACAGTGGCAGCAGTAACGTGGACGGAGGCCACGCCTACGGCAACAGCCACTTAAAAGCGAGCCTTTTGAACAGCAGTGGCCTGGTGGGGACTCACGCCCAGGGACCCAGGCCCCACGGGCAGACTAAATTAGACTCGGGCGCCCAGGCCTCCAGAGGGAGTCAGCAGCAGGCGTCTCGCAGCCTGAAGTCGGGCAGCCCGGGCCAGACGGCGCTGCAGACCGGCTCCAGGCTGCTGTCGGCCTCAGGACCGACACACTACCCACAGCGAGGGACGAGCCTCAGTCAGTTCCAGCACTCCCCCCTCCAGGGACCCGGAGTAAGGACACAGTCAGGAAGCTTTTAG